A stretch of DNA from Artemia franciscana chromosome 6, ASM3288406v1, whole genome shotgun sequence:
AACGAaaggaaattaattaaaaaaaaaaccttccgaaaaaaaaattttcgaagaaaagtaaattaaaagttaactactactactactagtaataactcactgcagcaccaagccgcctgatatcaacacagctacgcacgctcctcctccaatatattttcaaggcctccctctttacaccctcctaggaagttctcatttcctttaaatctttgtttatgCCATCCTACCAACCCAgatgaggacgacctgctttccgtgtggccccagacggttggccaaaaaggacaatcttcggcaatctgtcatccgtcATCCACAGAACgaggcctagccatctcaacctttctttcattatagccctgaaaactcctatcttgcccctgagaagcttttggtacagagctctgagcTTGGTGCCTCCTCCATCGCGTAGATCGTATTACAACACCAtcggcgggaacgcaattttgttttgttgcatacacagtttagataccaatattggtatctaagctaggctgccagtttcctgtctccagccgctatcaacgctaccgcgcactgtgtcccaaaaataaatcgagttttcataactgtattggtatctaagcagAGGTATCCATGCTTCTCGTTTCTTTAgccttttgattctttttatattttctttctttttgtggaACTTAATGAAATAAATGACAACTATTTATTATCTTGCTTTCTTGCGtaaatttttggttgcttaaaaatccTAATTATTATGCATTTCAGTTGAGGACAATGTAAAATTTTGGTCTTTTCAGATTATTTAATTCAAGAGGAAATTTTTCTGAAGATAGCGATTTGCCTTTTCCGGCTCGTGTGGTGCCATATTGGTCATTGGCTGAAAAGACAAGCTTaacttgccaaaaaaaaaaccagaattGCCAGAAAAGTATATAAATATCTAAAGTGCTAACTTAATATAAGAATTAGCCAATGTGGAACAGCTTtaatgtttcatcaagtttccttctttaaataaaaaccacTATTGTTTCGAAGTTCAGGTTTTAGTATGTAAATTGAgaggctttttctggaataggTTGTTAGATGCTAATTCATAGCCGACTTAAATGAAAAGACTCTTTTGCACAAATAACATTTAAATTGTGTGTCACCTGTATGCACTCTTTGTACGTGTTAAATAGTTCAGTCAAGGCAAGAACTTCTTGGATAAATCATCTTTTAGATAGTTTCTCACTTGTACGAACTATTTGGagcttattcaaaaatattgatgTAGACAAGAATTTCCTACATACATGACATCTGTTACAATCAAGCACATATGTGTCACTAGTTTTCACAGTATGATGATGAAACTCCAAAATTAACTAAACACATgacaaaacattgaaaaagaaataattcgaTGTTTTACTAACTGATTGTGAGAATAGTATCCACAAACCAATGAGGATACAGCTTGTGTTACAATAATTGTCTAAAGATCCTGTATTCACTTTTTGGTGTGAAAATTGCTAAAATCAGAACAGTTTTTCTAGCCCCATCAAATATGAAAGGTTTCTCACCTGTATGTAGTCTTTAATGTGTATTCAAACTTTAAACTTGCGAAGGCCATTTTCACATACATAACCTTTAAATAGCTACTCACCCGTATGTACTCTTTGGTGCCTTTTCAAACTTCCTGCTGGAGTAAAGTTTGGTCACAAACATCACACTTGAAAGGGTTCTTACCCGTATGAAATCTTTCCTGTGTGTTCAAATGTCCTGCTCGAGAAAGGGTTTGGTCACAAACATCACACTTGAAAGGGTTCTTACCCGTATGAAATCTTTCATGTGTGTTCAAATATCCTGCTCGAGAAAGGGTTTGGTCACAAACATCACACTTGAAAGGGTTCTTACCCGTATGAAATCTTTCATGTGTGTTCAAATGTCCTGCTCGAGAAAGGGTTTGATCACAAACATCATACTTGAAAGGGTTCTTACCCGTATGAAATCTTTCATGTGTGTTCAAATGTCCTGCTCGAGAAAGGGTTTGGTCACAAACATCACACTTTTCCATGTTTGCAGTGTGAGGAAACGTCGTATGACATACCTAACATTTAAACAGTCTCTCACCTGTATGCACTCTTTGGTGCCTGTTCAAAACACCCAGTTCAGAAAAGCATTTTTTATATACATGTCATTTAAACGGTTTCACACCCGTATGAATTCTTCGATGTGTGTTCAAACTTTCAGCACGAGAAAACGTCTTATCACATACATCGCATTTAAATGGTTTCTCACCCGTATGCAGTCTTTGATGCCGGTTCAAATGTGATGCTTGAGAAAAGATTTTGTCACAAACATCACACTTAAATGGTTTCTCACCCGTATGAATTCTTTGATGTGTGTTCAAATGTCCTGCTTGAGAAAAGGTTTGGTCACAAATATCACACTTAAACGGCTTTTCACCCGTATGCAATCTTTTGTGTGTGTTCAAATTCCCTGCTTTTGAAAAGGTTTTGTCACATAAATCACAtttaaatggcttttcacctGTATGAACTCTTTGGTGCTGGTTCAAATCGTGAATTCCAGAAAACATCTTGTCACATACATCACacttaaacggtttttcacccGTGTGCCTTCTTTGGTGCTGGTTCAAATTTCCTGCTAGGGAAAAGGTTTGATTACAAACATTACACTTAAACAGATTTTCACCGGTATGCAATCTTTTATGCGCGAACAAATTTCTTGCTTCAGAAAAGGTTTTGTCACATACATCGCATTTAAATGGTTTCTCACCAGTATGCACTCTTTTGTGTCGGTTCAAATCGTACAATCGAGAAAAGATCTTGTCACATATCTCACATTTATAtgtctttttctctttatgaGTTCTTCGATATCTTTCCAATTTTCTATACTTTTTACTATGCAGGCAACTTTTCAGAACAGCTTTCTGattttttaagcctttttcTGCAGATTCTGATGCACATGCATTTGAGAAACTGCTTGAAGATGGATTCTTTGAAACAACTAGCGGCATATTTCCCTGTAAGTGTAGTTCAGACACGTCTGGTGAAAACTGACCTACAATTGAATGGTAcatggaaaaaaaagcaaaaaaaacgaacaaaaccgAAAATCAAAAaccgaaaataaaaaacatatctttcgatatgttttaaaagtctacagagttaaaaaaaatgaacaagagccaagagttcatatggtacttgtggcgaggtcggaagagccaacatTTCGCAATGTTATCGCGATGATTTTTGTTTAGGCTACCATGATAAGCACCACTGCGTGGGATTTCTGCCTCTAAAGCTGGATAgctttttctatgatttttgatCACTTGAGTTAGCTCCTCCTATGCTTGCTGGCCCATACTATAGCAAATTCAAGATTTAATCACCATAAAACGTGATCCAATCtggtatttttggtaaaagagTTGATCAAGGctagacaatttaaaaaaaagttttgaaattaaacaaaaaattaatattaacaagatctaagagctcatatggcacttgtgacgaggtcggaagagccaagagccaagaactcatggtatgagctctagcaaaattctaagaatcaatagattgctttaaaaggaaaatcagaggcttaatgccgatcaggatttaaaataagagctctgagtcacgaggtccttctaaatatcaaaattcattaagatcgtGACTCATTCGTAAGGTatctcgattttcacgttttccaaaaatcctGGTTTCCCGCTCCAACTCCCAtcaatgtcaacggatctggtcgggatttaaaatgagagttctgaagcacaggatccttctagatatcaaattccattaagatctgatcacccgttcgtaacttacaaatatttcattttttctaatttttccgaactccccccccccaagtccaccaaagagagcggatcctgtccggttatgtcagtcacctattttggacttgtgcttattctttccaccaagtttcatcctgatctctccgctctaagcgttttccaagatttccagtccctcCCCGCACTAATGACAttgatccggtcggtatttaaaataggACATCAgacaggacttgtgcttatttttcctaccaagtttcatcccgatccctccactctaagcattttccaagattttaggttccgcccccccccccaacttccccttcatcagatccggtcgggatttgaaataagaactttgagacaggatatccttccaaacatcaaatttcgtttaGATCTGAtagctccttcgtaagttaaaaatacttccttttctaatttttcagaattaaccctccccccccccccaattccccaaagagagcggatccgttccggctatgtcaatcatatatctaggacttataattatttttcccatcaagtttcattccgatccctccactctaagcgttttccaagattttaggttccgcccccccccaacttccccttcaccggatccggttgggattcgcaataagaactttgagacatgatatccttccaaatatcaaatttcattaagatctgataactccttcgtaggttaaaaatacctccttttcgaatttttcagaattaacccccccccaactcccccaaagagatcggatctgttccggctatgtcaatcacgtatctaggacttataattattttccccatcaattttcattccgatccctccactctaagcgttttccatgattttaggtccccctaactcccttcaatgtcaccagatctggtcgggatttaaaataagagctcccaGACAGGATATCcctccaaacatcaaattttattaagatccgatcactccttcgtaagttaaaaatacctcatttttttatttttcagaattaaccctcctccccccatgtccccgaagagagcggatcccttccggttatgtcaatcacgtatctaggtcttatgattatttttaccaccaagtttcatcttgatccctccactctaagcgttttccaagattttaggtcccccccaactccccccgatgtcatcggatccggtcgggatttaaaataagagctctgagacacgatatccttccaaacatcaaatttcattaagatccgatcactcctttgtaagttaaaaatacctcatttctaatttttcagaattaaaccccccccccttactcccccaaagaaagcggatccgttccagttatgtaaatcacgtatctaggacttgtgattacttttcccatcaagtttcagcccgatccctccactcaaccattttccaagattttaggttcccccccccaatgtcaccggatccagtcgggatttaaaataagagctctaagacacgatatccttccaacaaatttcattaagatccgattaccccttcgtaagtcaaaaatacttcatttttttaaatttttcagaattaaccctccccctccccaactcccccaaacagagcatatccgttccggttatgtcactcacgtatctaggacttctgctgattttcccaccaagtttcatcccgatccctccactctaagcgttttccaagattttaggttcccccccccaactccccccaatgtcaccggatatggtcgggatttaaaataagaggtctgagacacattatccttccaaacatcaaatttcattaagatcccatcacccgttcgtaagttaaaaagacttcattttttctatttttttccaaatttatcggcccccactctccccccagatggtcaaatcgggaaaacgactatttataatttaatctggtccgttCCTTGATGCGCCTGCTAAATTtagtcgtcctagcttacctggaagtgcctaaagtaacaaaaccaggacggacagaccgacagacagaccaaaagAATTTTCGATCagtatatgtcacttggttaataccaagtgccataaaaatgacagagcaagaaaaaaaacttataacaaaATTGTCAATGAAAGGAATTGAACCTATGACCTTCAAAGTAGAATACCAACGCCATATCCACTACGCTATGCAGACTTTTatagaaacatttttaaatatttattctaatttttccaagttcaCTGTCCctgcattccccccccccatactgtcgaatcggagaaacgacaatttctgatttaatcttgtccagtccctgatacgtctgccaacttttatcgtcctagcttatctggaaagtgcccaaactagcgaaagcgggaccgacagaccgaaattgcgattgctatatggcacttggccgaCGGGCAAGTTCCATAAAgacgaataaaataaaatataaagactGCAAAACcgaagacaaaaataaattgttcaatatgttttaaaagtctacagagtaaaaaaaaaaagtatatcttTCGATAAGTTTTAAcagctaattttattttcaatccctTTTCTCTCCCTCGTGGTGATACTAGGCTGTCAAagtgatatttcaggattgtggtGTCACAACAgcgttgaaaagaaaaatattcacttcttttttactgtcaaaaatttgttttcaagtcTTACTATGGCACTGAGGCGAATAAATTGATACCATTAGTCTTTTTGCCTGtctgttttgcttttttgggttagcttttttttgcaaagcaggGTGGTTTTTACAAAATTGCTGTTTTTTAGGAGATTTGCATAAAAGTACGTAAATGTATAAGAAGTgcgaaaattattaatttaagttttggattttggttaGCAAATGgcggccactttactgcctattttcaccAAGTTAAAGCTCTGCATTGTATGACacatcacctcctctgttcatcctaaaacattaaaataaaggccaaactcattagaactttaataaaggtttgtatgagtatatacttaaaactaagtatatgagtcgaagtACTCCTTCAAATGTCGGAATTACCATTTATGAAGAATAgatttcgaaaaattgtttataaaagaaggcaaataaatGTGcgtttattattacttttttatctAGCAGatatagatgggtctctgaattcttTGAGTTTAAATCAGTAGAATGggatcgatttttttttctaatgtttacTAACAGaatgttgataaaaagtggaaattcacacaacttgagCTATCCACGGAAACggaatgcaactacaatattacttcagaatttctcaccttctcaataccaaccagtcacaaaatatagttatgtttttgtataggggttgcatatatttgtccataaaattatCGAAACTAcctcaagtcatggctaatcgtcgaaaaagccaagacagatagtccaattgagtgagaggcaattctggcattaacccccttattaggatcgtataaaaattatgttagttCCTTTGTTAACAGATAGATATGtttatctattatccgtccatgcgtcattcctagggcagtagaactaaggtagatagtcatagagctaagatagtcatagaacctatagttttctatagcaattatttgtttgtttaaaaataacaaacaaataattatttgttttttaaggactATTTCGACTTGTATGCTTAGTTTTAAGCACATACCTACCagcatctttattagagttaaTATTTTgctgacgattttggtcttaattcgaatattttaggatgaatagaagaggaaatactaacgaagagctctaaactgacaggactagccattataaacatACAATAAAATATTGAGGTAGGTATTGACCATGTAACAAATAGATATGGCGGTTGTGGAAATACAGAAATAGACTTTtcctataaaattttgaattctgtaactgaatcaaaatatatataactttaaaaaatggaaagatGCTATGTTGTTatgaaaagcaaaattttgattagtaaattttttatacttcgtcaaagttgacactgtttattgaaacactatttttaaaaagaaatagtgattaattaattattgcCTATACTTGAAACCgtcgttttaaatttcttctatgtatttctatctcttcgttctgtttttcttgttagacCCCCGAAAGAACTAGtacttaatgtttaatatatattttacgaatatataagttatatatttatCCTCATatcctactcttcattactatcatagttactaTGCGATGCCATAAAGTTAAGCGACATGCTAAATGGGTTGACCTAtaaaaattgtcacaaagagtacATGACcacaaaagatggttcaagaccaatctttttttgacaataaaagcttaactcactcgctatagtggtcagaagtaCAAAGGCAGaacatattaaatattatattctttTATAGATGGTGAATGGCTTGTTTTTATGGCGGGGTGgtgtttataacttactatttttgtatcaatatttttataccattttaatttcaacatatttattcaaaatttaatcctcccagattttagattaaatttacaaccatttccactacctattTACAACACATAATCGtagaggttccctttaaattgcaggTATTTCTTTGATCGCAAGTCTATCGAAATAACCTAGAATGCGCTCCCCCCTCCCTTTAAGAAAATCCTGGACCCGCCCCTGCACATTCAGTGACACCATCATCAAcaaatattagattttttttcattgtttttcactGTCAAGGATAATCCTATTACCACTATTATACCAAAACGTTATACCAAACCATACTATTATACTATAGTACTTATACTATATCATACTATTATACTACATACCAAACCACTATTATACCAAACCATATTATACCAAAACTATTACTATTACACCAAACCACTttcaagttaaaatttaaaaatgttcacTAAAGACTACAGAAACAGTTTGGCAAACACCTGTACATTGGAAtaagataaaacaaaagctcCATTTTAATATTAAGTCCCTTTGCCCTATTTTTGTCCAACACATTTTAATCAACAAAAATACAATGCTTCAGATGTACCTTCATTGTTAGAACATTTTGATTCCTGGGTATTGTATTCAAATTTACATGGTCCTGAAATGCTGGGTAGATCAAGCAAAGGAACATCTTCACATTTTGGTAACAAAAGatggtttggaaaatgaaagacCTTCTTGCTGTCAACTGGCAAAGCATCTTGAacttctaaaacaaaatttaagttaaacACACATAGAAAGACTTAGCAGCGAAGCTTACTAAACAAATCTGACTGCTTTTTCTTTCTAGTTACgtgtaaaaatgtaaatatacagacattattgattttaaaatattatgtttataaacataaaagaaaaccaGAAACACTCAACGAAATTCATTAACATAGAACGAATTAAAAACTCAACTTCATAGAAAACACTACATAGAACAAGTTGCTAATTAAGGGTAAATTAAGGATAAAATACTcaataagaaaaagtaaaattttacagcttaacaatcagaaaaaattaagacatttaaaagtaaagaataccAATCAATGGGGTTTTATGCATTAGttccgaaaaaacaaaatacaaaatatattctCCCAAAGTTTAACAGCTGCATTCAACCAACTATAATCCTCTCTTATATGTATTATGATTAGATATTCCTACCTGAACCCCCATAACTACCCCTGCTTTGATAGAAATATTTCGTTCATCATAACTACACAAAGAAAAGATAGACAGAAAATTTCTCTACCAGACAATTACTTGTCTCaccaaacttaaaaattaaagctAATACATTgaatttaaatgtgttttgtgtaaaaaaacaaaataaccttTTATCATCCCTCAGCTCTTAATCATTAGATCTAAGTGCataagcaattatattttttcttagcacCACttaatgagaaaggaggaaaaaaggaataattatcttttaaagtaaaatagctTTCCTTTTATTCTTTAACAGAAAATTCAACTGTACAACTTaccttttttaatgaaagaatcCTCAGAAACCATGATGGGATCAGCCATTTTCGGGATTTATGGCAAGTCCATGAAATGTCTTGGAAGAAATTTAGTGCAAATTATGAGAAGTATAGTACATCATCAAAACTTGGATGCAACAGAGATTTTAGTCAGAAGAGTCCTAAAATAGAAAAGATATTAGGATTTATGACTAAGAACAACTTTTAACCACTACAAAGCAGATTTTATCTTAGTACTGTTGAAAGAAGAGGCTCAACTCCTTCAACAGTCAAAGGCAAACAAACTGCTTCAGTTACAAACTCCTCATCTCTGATCCCTTGCAACAATAATAGCTAATTATCATCTACAAGAAAGCACTCTAATCAGGTTAATTTACAATCaagttaattttctttaaaaaaaaattaaagagatatGTAAACCCTATTTAGTTGTAGTTTCATACTAGGAATGAACATTGAGGGAAATGCAAGGACATGCTAAAAACAAACCCCAGCTGCAGGCAGTATGCCAGGCTTTAGACAACTCATGGCAGAAACACAACTCTAAAGCCCAGCCAATGCCTGtactattttaaatattacCAGCCTCCTTAATGTCATTGTTGGTGTTGTTAGTAAATACAACACCTTGTTATTCCTTAGTtaacaagattaaaaaaattaacaaaaagcactttctataaaaattatttcaaaaaaaagccTAAGGGTTTTCTATATTGGTTCTGCTGTATACTGCAAAATATCCAAAAGAATACTTCAATTAAAAACAATGTCACAATTTAGGAATATCAAAGCTAAAGATGATTGAAATTGGGTTTGTGATTTGATAGACAACAGCTAATACAACTGATAGATTAAAAAACAGACAGAATAAACTCCTAACTGAACACTTTTACACACATGACCATTAGAAAACTATCAATAACTAACTATACACTGATAACAAATTAGAGTGCCAAAACATGGAAATTTCCGAAAGTCACTGGATCCTCTAAGTTGGCCCTATGAAACAAACCTAAGGATCACAATCAGCAGAAAGAAACCCTCAATTTGCTGCTTTAAACATTATAGCTATGTTCTATGTTTGACTatggaaaataaacaaaattgaaaatacaagTGTTGGTGAAATTGTTTCAAAACCTGCAGAGGATCAAGTTTGGTACTTCACAAGGATTGCTTCATTCTTCAAGTTTGTTCCTATTCTTTTAGGAGTTTGTTCATAAAGATTAGGGATTGTTACAATCCCTAATCTTTTGCTACAGACTGGTGTATCTTTAAAGAAAGATTAGGATAATGGTTTTAAATTCTGAGGATAACTTGATTAGTTAGTGAAAATACTGTATCCAAATATTATAATCATTACTTGCAGAAATTCCtttcagaaacagaaaaaaattacattggCAGGATTCTTTACCTCCACTAGGTTCTACATATCAGGCTTCAGCAAAAGATATGGTAATTCGTTAGTTttatcacaagctgtctaaattGAAAACTATGCTgtaaagcagcatagtttccatactatAGCACTTTGACATGCTAACTCTAGAAGCACATCCATtcctggttgaccctcctcctccatggggcaaactaaaaatgtgtaaagtgggcaggattttgaagccaagggaaaagttggggttgtacaatatgaataaaattatattttaaatgctaATTCTATTATTCTTAATGCTAATTCTGTattcaaccaatcagaatagagaccttgccctgctgcctgcagggctccTGGACTAATACACTTtcctctataggtaatgttagcTGTAAGCAAAATCAGatgtttgttttcttcagaAACAGGTGGCTTGTTTCAACTTGAAAGTGAAGTGAACCATCTTGGATAAGAACATTAATGGATGCATgagatttttaattatttttcaacttcttaCTATACAGATATTACCAGTGATAACtagaattattatttaaaatataatttcattcatattgtacaaccccaacttttcccttggcttcaaaactCTGCCCACTTTGtgtatttttagtttgccccatggaggaagaggttcaaccagaaatggatgcacttctagaGTCAGCATTTCCAAGTGCTATAGTATGAAAACTGTACCactttgcagcatagtttccagtttagacagcttgcaatgaaactaaacaattaccaacattattttcgttatttttttaactCTAGATTCTATAAATTAAGAGTTAGTAAAaataagggtaaaattctagttaattgacttcttgctatctcagaaacagtttaggttaggaaaatgaaactttcagggatgaatctacagactaaagtatgtcccagaaaggtatttagcaactatctccactccttctccctctagagggccctgacctttgatgacctttaaaaatatgtgtgctataaaagtgaaaccttggaaaatagatcttctgcttaattgaagtacaacaaaatcgttttcagcttcataactttgctcaattctattttatgagattttaaagatatgcaaatacatttcctaaattttgaaaaaaaaaaacaacattgatatggctcaaaattgtacccaaataacaggaattgtattttcagaactaaaggcagagaaaaagcaactagtaactgaataccagttgctttttctctgcctttagttctgaaaaacgcaattcctgttatttgagtagaattctgaaccatatcaatgttttttttttcaaaacttaggaaatatatttgcatatcttaaaaaccttataaattgggattgagcaaagttgtgaagctgaaaacaattttgttgtacttcattcaagcagaagatctattttgcaagatttcacttataacacacatatttctGAAGGACATCAAAGGTCATGGCCCTCCAGagagaggagtggaggtaggctAGGTACttcaaataccttcccaggacatactttagcctgtagacccatccctgaaagtttcattttcctatccTAACCCCTTtatgagatagcaagaagtcaatcaactagaattttactgaattgGCAATAGTAAGCAGAACACTAAACtgaaacaaggtttttcaaatTCTAGCCTAAAATTTTCCCATTCATGTACAAATGAAATAGCCTTACTAATAGACAAACATATCCTTAGATAATTTGATTGGGAATCAAAACATAAGCCTAACATTCATTTCTATCAGAGGTCAGAATGGGGATACAGTGCACAGTAGCAAtactagcggctggagacagaaAACCAGGACtgccaaactttttttaaggagtgtgtcat
This window harbors:
- the LOC136028489 gene encoding zinc finger protein 233-like; its protein translation is MEKCDVCDQTLSRAGHLNTHERFHTGKNPFKYDVCDQTLSRAGHLNTHERFHTGKNPFKCDVCDQTLSRAGYLNTHERFHTGKNPFKCDVCDQTLSRAGHLNTQERFHTGKNPFKCDVCDQTLLQQEV
- the LOC136028065 gene encoding zinc finger protein 235-like isoform X1 — its product is MADPIMVSEDSFIKKEVQDALPVDSKKVFHFPNHLLLPKCEDVPLLDLPSISGPCKFEYNTQESKCSNNEGQFSPDVSELHLQGNMPLVVSKNPSSSSFSNACASESAEKGLKNQKAVLKSCLHSKKYRKLERYRRTHKEKKTYKCEICDKIFSRLYDLNRHKRVHTGEKPFKCDVCDKTFSEARNLFAHKRLHTGENLFKCNVCNQTFSLAGNLNQHQRRHTGEKPFKCDVCDKMFSGIHDLNQHQRVHTGEKPFKCDLCDKTFSKAGNLNTHKRLHTGEKPFKCDICDQTFSQAGHLNTHQRIHTGEKPFKCDVCDKIFSQASHLNRHQRLHTGEKPFKCDVCDKTFSRAESLNTHRRIHTGVKPFK
- the LOC136028065 gene encoding zinc finger protein 678-like isoform X2 is translated as MADPIMVSEDSFIKKEVQDALPVDSKKVFHFPNHLLLPKCEDVPLLDLPSISGPCKFEYNTQESKCSNNEGNLNQHQRRHTGEKPFKCDVCDKMFSGIHDLNQHQRVHTGEKPFKCDLCDKTFSKAGNLNTHKRLHTGEKPFKCDICDQTFSQAGHLNTHQRIHTGEKPFKCDVCDKIFSQASHLNRHQRLHTGEKPFKCDVCDKTFSRAESLNTHRRIHTGVKPFK